The genome window CCTTTGGAATTTTCATAATGGACGTAGAAATGCACCATTGCAACAAATATGTCATGTATGGTATGAAGTAACTGGAACAAAGAAACATCCGTCTTCTCACATTAAAGCAGCAACGCCTCCAgttgaaagagagaaagagaagagaaaacatCTGAATCAGCCGACTCAGCTCTCTGTTGCTGATTAATTTAGAGTCCAGGATCAATGTAGTTTCACACATTTGGGTGTTCTACAGTAGCGTATGCATGCGATTCATTTAttgcttctttctgtttttactttatAGCAGGGTTCAAACTGTGGTTTAGCAAAGATTAAGGTGACAAGTCTGTACAGTATAGACTCAGACATCATGTTAAAATACAGTACTTTGGTACCAAAGCATATTGCTTGGGTCTTTATTCAAGTGGTGACTTAATATATAATGGTTCTATTTTGGTTCTCACTGATCTTGTGTATTTTAGATACATCTTGGTCTTCTGTTACAGGAGTGAGTGTCTTCACATGAGTTAGTTCCTTAATGGAATGTACAAAGGCACACGAGATTAAATAAGTCAAAAGATAACAATATGTAAACAGTGTCAAGTGCCACAGCAGTTAAGAGCTTTATAACATCTCTCCAGCATAATCGTGTAGTTGCTAAATATGATCAATGCCAAATGCCAATTAAAAGATTACTTCCTAATCTTTGAGTATTTATCATGATTGTGTCGCAGTTTTCTGGGCTGATCTGGAGATCATTATTCACAAGTCGTCTGTGCTGATTTTCAGTTATAGtcatgattttgttttgtgtgttgttgttgttaactgGCCATTTGATCTTCGTAAGACTCGCACGGAGGTGGTGGTCTCACATTATGCCATCAAGTCAGACTGCTTACTCGTAGAATTTAATGCAATAGCAGCAAATTGACTTGGACTTGGACATCTTAGCCTATTTAAGTATTTTAGGTTGGATAATTCACCCTCGACAATAATGGAAACACAACAGGGATAAAGTCTGAATGAAGGGATGACAAATTAAATCGGTATTAATTGTGGGAATTTTCACAACGCAGTGAGACCAGTCTAATCATGTGTGCTGCTGATTTCCCTGTGAGGAAATACTCTGGTGGGGGTACAGACCTGGACTGAAACCAGTCCCGTTTGCTCCAGCAGCCATTCTCTCAACAATTCTCCCTCTGTATTTTAGGGGAAAAGTCATGTAATCAAATTCTTATTCATGTAGCTCAAACCAGATGTCGTGGGTCTAAAATCTTGGAGATCTTGGAggtttttctccctctcctttccctcTAGGCGTGTCTCCTGTTTTTATTGCTcttgttctccctctctctcttttcctgctgttgtcgtcctgtcctcctccctaCATCTGGTTGTTGGTGGTGTACAGTGTCAGGAAACCAGGGAAATTGACCTGGAGCTCAGAGTCAAGGCCCGTCTAAACTCAGCAGGGCTATTTTCTCAGCTGCAAATGGGGAGTGGGGGAGAAGGTGTCGAAAAGGGTAGAAGGAGAACTGTGGAGGAAAGGAAGCAATTGTAGTACGAAGGTGGATTCCTGCTTTTCATTAAGCTTCAAGAAGGATTCAGCAGGCAACCATTTTCTTGTTttagaattaaattaaatggcGTTACTGACACTTAAACATAATGATTTTGTGTAGAAatgtagaaaagcaaaacaaatgtcacagacacagaaactgtgagCACATTGTACAGATCTCCAGATTCTGGCCACTTAGTCTTATTTTATGATTCTTTTTGAATATCCAAAAAACATATGACATGAAATGATAAATCCTCAACACATGCCGTCCATTCTTAAGGCGAGACCCCCCCCCGTGTTGTTACTGGTAGGCTTGTTTATCGCTGTCGTCATTTTCTTCACACCATGAGCCCTGTTCAGCCCAATCAAAGCAAATGAGAAGTAATTAAGACACAAATACCTGCTCTTTTCATAGCATCAGCAATCACACTTGATTAGCATGATTGGTGATTAGATGGCAAACACAAAGTTGCCAAATTGTGGTGTTTGAGACTAAAGCTTTGCATGTAGTTTGATACTGCTACACAGCTGCAGAAAGGCTATATAGACATCTAGTCCTATGTCCTGTGTTTCAACAACAATGCCACAGGTtcttgaagctgctgctcatgtAAGCATGGACAGCGGAGGGTCTAGGTTGTGTAACCAGTTTCTCCACGccaaacacgcagacacacccacacattgTTTTTAGGAAAGGGATTCATCTGCAGTGCAAACTTTAAGGCTTTTTACATCTTAGTATTGTTCTACCTTTTAATCATATAAAGCAGTGAGGTGAAAACGGCATGACAAAGAGATAGGCATGAAAGGAAGCTTTGGCAGCTTCGCTGTTTCTATAGCAACTGCAGAAAAATAAACGGCTGCGGTTGTTGGCGTCTGGCCTGCTGCTGAGGGAACTCTGCTCAGAGGGAATGTGTCTGTATACAAGACTTTATATACAGTGCATCTCAGCCTGTTTGGTTGCTGTTATGGGAAATCCTCCTTCTAACTCCTAGACTTTTATGGTTTTCCCTTAGTTGAAGGGTGTCCTGCTCTGGTATGGGTCCATCCATTCAGTTTCCCAAACTCTTCATCCCTTGTGCTACCATCTCTGCCTCATACCTGCCTCACACCATAGTACAAGCAAATACAACACACAATTAAGAAGTGTTTTTGAGCTTAGCAAATTAGGCTTCTGTGAAGATTTATGAATAATTTAATCGATCATCGACACTGGTAGCCTTCTACATCATCGACACTGTCTGGCACATATTGAAACTGTGTGTCATTGTAGAGCATTGATTCACCCAGTGAAGCGCCCTCTGTAACTCACAAATCAAAAGGCAACTGAATTCTCTTTGTGAATAGGCTTTGCCGTCAGATACCCCGGTTGAAAACCAGGACCTATTTTAGTTGTATATGATGAGACAAAATAATCTCAACCTATGACTAATATATAGGAACTGAATACTtgctaataaaatatttaatgttgTGTGTTCTCTTGTTCCATGTAGGCTGGTGTTTGGGACCCTGTATCCAGCATACTACTCTTATAAAGCCGTCAAGACCAAAAATGTCAAGGAATATGTAAGTTCATAAGATTCACTCATCTCTTAGGCGAAGGCTAATACCTTATTTTTACTCCATGTTGCGGAGCAGATGTAGGCAGCTGCACTCTTTGCACAAATGAATAGTGGCTCTCACTAGAAACACTACTCTTTGCAAATAAGCCTCAAGCCTTCCCTGAGCATCTAACCAAAACAAATTCAGGAGattgaatttattttttcattaagCACACCCTCAAACACATGCTACGGAATTTAAGTATACAGCGATGAAACGGAGTTCATTACTTTAAGATCGCTGCTCGCTGCAGCTGGAACAGGCGTGTCTCTGTTGTTAATGTGAATTGAGTCGCCGCACATCCTGCCAGAGGTTACTCCAGTTCATGACAAGCTCCTGAAATGTCTTCCAGAAGCCCAACCCTGTTTGTCTggtttctgtcagtgtgtgtgtgtgtgttcgtacaATGCATGCGCATACATGCTTAATGGACACCTCAGGCTCTCGCCTCCTGCACAAGTTAAGACTAAGCCTCAAACCATGTCTTGTGTCCTTCCTTGTTCATAGAACTCTTAGATTTAAACATTACCCAACACACACTACCTCCCTGCTCCTGCTTTACTGTTGACACAGTTTGAAAGATAGCTTAAGCAAGGGCAGTCCCATCTCTTCACTGTTAGATGACACAAAGAGGTCTTATTTAAGAAGTGTTACTAACAAAGTCTAATTCTGCAATATGTTTGTgttcttgacatgttttgatgcctgTGCACTCTTATTCAGCTGGTGAGCAGGTCTAATGCAGTCGCTTGATTTTTGAAACTCTGCCTATTAATAAAGGCAGATGATTCTTAATAAACCCAGTTGCTGGGTTGGACTTACACACCCCTTAAGGGTCAGTCTCACAGCGGCCCAGCTCCTGCTACCAAGTTTAGCTCCACCAGTGGATCCGTCGGCTGTAAAAAGCTGATGtcaggtgttttattttattagtctTTTAGTGTAAGGCAGTTAATCACAGGCAGCCAGTAACTGTCTGCTATTGCCTCAAGAAGGCAAAATGGCTCCTGCTGCTAGACATTTCACTGACCTGTCCTTATGTTCTGCCTACTGATGAGctacaaagagagagagacatgtaTGTGATCAGCAAGGCCATCGGTACTGGTGCTGCAATTGGCAAAGAGAGTGTTTGATTGGAGataaacgtgtgtgtttgtgttgagcgTCAATATAGTATCttttatcaaacacacacacactatttcaCTTTCGTggcacactcccacacacagacatttcatTAGCGAgtgtctgcctttgtgtgttcagtcatGCGGCAGTAGTGGTCGGTGCTGGCTAATACTACAGCCTGCCATGTGACTGTCTGCCTTCCACTGTCTAGCTCTAGCTTTGATATGGAAATCCAGCCAGAAGAGCATGGAAACCCATTTAAATGGAtagaggaagaaagaagagaagactGGGGAAAGTGTAACAGCAAAGGGATAAAGAGTACCCAAGCCCTGACTTgtgctgctctcagaggaaacaggaggcatgataaagaggaaaaggagaaaatgacAAAGGTCTCAAAATTCTCTATTCTGTGTTACCAGGTATTAAACAGCTGACATCCAGTGTCCAGTCCATAATGCCCATCTTTACTTGACATATTTCTCAAAACAGGAGTAGTAGGGGAGTTAATGGGCTCACAATACTCCAATACCCAACAATGCCACTTAAATATTTGTGGATTTTAAACCCCAAATCTGAATGTGATGCTGATATAAGCAATGACTGATTGTAAATGTAACTACCCCCTTACAGAAGGATTTTCCTGTAATGTTTCAGCTGATGAGTAATTAACAAGGTGTTGTTCTGTGTAGTGCTGTTTGCTCAGTGCTGTCTCTTGTTTCCGTGTCTCCGTAGGTGCGATGGATGATGTACTGGATTGTGTTTGCCCTCTACACTGTAGTGGAGACGGTCACTGACCTAACACTGGCGTGGTAAGTTCATGCCTTGCAGTTCAAGAATAGGGGATAAGTCAGCGATGCTGTTGATTTTCATATTTCGAACCTATGAAGTTTGAGACTTCCATGTTGCTGGGGAATGCACTGCTATAGCTGGTGTtgccatgttttttttgtttaagctTAACCTAATCCCTACCCCAATGACTTGCTGTCTGACACACTGTACAATAAACCGAACTAACCGGCGGTAAAGGCTCTCATTCATCAAACTAACACCCCCATTCATACATACACATGCGAGCTAGAGATGTGGCCGGATGCCACTCAGAGTGAATGCCACCCACCTCTACTCTACATAGACCTGTCCTCTGAGTGGGAGTGTTCTGTGCTTTCTTTAGCATGTACCTGGGATCCCTAACAATAACCATGCAAGATGTTGCACAAATTAAGAAAAAGAGACAAACGttaataaaaatgtgtgtgtgcaggtttccTCTGTATTATGAACTGAAGATAGCCTTTGTGATCTGGCTGCTGTCTCCATACACCAGAGGGGCGAGTCTCATTTACAGGAAGTGTCTGCATCCTCTGCTGTCCTCCAGGGAGCGGGTGAGATCACACCTCCATCTATACATGTCTGCCTCAATGCACATGGATTATTTGTTTTTGAGCGTATTAGAGCCGCTGGGCTTTTTACGTGATTAAAGTGTCTGCTAGAAAGACATTATTGATTGTCTGTCTCCAGGAAATAGATGAGTACATTGTGCAGGCCAAAGAGAGAAGCTACGAGACCATGGTGAACTTTGGCAAGCAGGGGCTCAGCATCGCAGCCACCGCCGCTGTTACCGCAGCTGTGAAGGCAAGTGTCCCTGGCACATAATGTGAAATCCTTTGAAAACCTCTCCGTTACGGATTTCTTTCATCATTACTGCACTGTGTATTTAAAATGCTTTATCTTATCTTTTATGAAGAATAGCACCAGCAGCTAGTGAGACAGTTGAAGCTGTTGTGGTATTTCATCAGACTCAGACAACATTTCTTCTAAATCCCTCTTGCTTCCTGTTCCCTTCCTCTAATGTCTCTGGTATTACTGAGGTGGATAAACAttttggaaaacatttttttctttctgtcttctgtTGGGAAATGCTATAAAAGCTTTGGCTTTCGTTGCATAGACCCTGGAGCGCCCTCTATAAATTTTGCACAGTAGAGCAGACCAGCACATAGTTTTGTCAGATTCATCTGTAGTATCTGAAATATTGCACCCTTGCAAATGTTTGCTCTGTGGGCTGTGCCCCAACCACCGCTTATTGCAAACTTTGTATAAATGAAGTGTGTGAACTGGTTTCGTCAGCATTGCGTGAATACCTGAGTGTATCAGATAATCCCTGCTGATCTCCCGTCTAAGGCTTCAATGCACCAAGGTAATCCCAGCCAGTGGGAATCCACAGCCAAACAGAACGAGGGTTGGATCTACATTCAAAGCAGTCCATGCGCTGGTTTGATACGCAATGCTGCTTTCGTGAGTCACGGAGTCATGCAAAACGGGAATCAAACATCTGAGGGGAGCTTTTGCTGTCAAGATGTCGGCCAGGTCACCTTGTCGCTGTATGGTCCAGACAGAATAGAATTGTTTTGCCTTTTGAATCATTCACAGTTGCAAAAGGATTTTAGCCTTTGACTTTTACTCAGTTGCAGCATGAGAGATGCTTACACACACTCCACAACCACCCGATATAATGCTGGGTTCTGGCCGATGGCGTTTTAGCTGAGAAGCAGGCTGTACTCTAGTATGATGTGTATGTATTGAAATGAAAGGAGTGTAGTCTGCCCTAATAAAACCTATAATCATGAATGATTAAAGGTGTGCATATACTGGAGCTCACTGCCAAGGGAGTGTCTGTGTGAACTATGAAAGTTGGCTGTACTTCCAGCTTCTCTGTGGTGTACGTGTAGACGTAGTAAACTCACTGCTGACCTTGTGTAAACTCTCCCGTCGCTGCTTAAATTAAAATGCTATTTTCTGCTTCAGGGCCCAACATTTGAGTCCcatacattatttttttaatcgtgctttgtctctctctctctctaagtcTTTGCTCTGTATTAGAACTGTAGTTATGCTACTTCCTCCATTTTATTAACCTCAGCAAGAACAACAGAACCAGCAGTGACTTGAGCATAAAAATCCATCAGTCTTAACCTGCCTGATAAAATGAGGCGGGAAGCTCAGGGAGCACCTCGAAACATATCGGCAGAGACCGGAGACGTAGTTTTATGTATGAGGAAGAATTCTGATGCTCGGACAAGGTTCGTTAAACCAGTGGAGTACCTGCCATGCACATAGCCTGAGGCTGAGTTACCCCACAGGTGAGCAGAGGCAGGCTGGGAGTTGAATATTTCTTCTCtaagtgctgctgttgctctgctctcTGGCCTGTAAGAGCAGCTAATATGTTCAAACCACTGTGTGTATTCTAAGACATGTTTACACCCAAATTATACAGCATTCTGTTGCCAGAACACTGTACTGCTTGACTTAACGGGTTTGTTCAAAGTAGCAGACAGACTCGCTGGTTAGCTGCAAAACTGGGTCAAGATGAAATCATGACATTGTGGTTCTGGTGAAGGAATGCAGACATTTCTGCAGTCTTTATTAATCCACTTCCTCTATTGCGTTCATGCTCTTTCCTAGACAGGATGATAATGTGGTCTGCCCCAACTTGTATAACACCTAACCCGTCTGTAACTTTttctctctgactctctctgCGCTGGCTTTGTCCTCTCTTCAGGGCTTCTGTGCTTCAGCAGGCTGCTTCGAGAGGTAAAACCAGTCGGTGTCAGCAGCATGGGCACATTGGCCATTTCACCCCATCATTAAGGCTGATCTATGCTTCCGTCACTGTCAGAGATGTTGCTTTTAGGCTTGATCAGTGGACGGATTCACTCCGCTCCACTGGGAGCAATACAGTCAGTTCCAAAACTCAAATATTTGTGTAGCgtaaacaaattaaacatttgtatACATGACCTGGATCATCTTTACAATTCAGTTTTTGATGCCTCCATTCCTCCATTCGTGCTCCTTGGCTCCCAAGTGGTTAATAAAATATCCTGCAGCTCCACTAGACTTTACAAATGATGTTAGAATATTGATTTGATATTAGATATTAAATTTTGGTAACAAAGATTCAGTTTGTGgcaataagaaaaacaaattactgtttTGCAGCCAGTCATTTTGTAATGATTCTCGATGGGGAGAGTGCATTACATGATACCAAACCTGCTTCGGTGCCCGGCGCTGAACCTGCGGGGATGTGAAGGTCACTCATACGCACGAAGAAGCATAATTCTGCCTTTCTTTTACCATGATGTCATGTTCACCATCATTTGATTTACTATTTGGTCTTTTTGTTTTACATCATTCCTGGTGATGTTTGCAGAAAATGCATTTCccttttgttttaatatcaCTAGAACGCTTCcatttcagttttaatttgacatttttttcatttcctttatcAGTCATATCACTAATCATTGCAATATTTCAGTGTTTCAGTGGTCATATTAGAATTTATTTGGACATCATCATGTCTTTAGACGTTTGTATGTTGGACTTTTTAATCTTTACGCATAAGTAGACTGCTAATGTTAAATTAACACAGTTGGTAGATTTCTATTTGTAATTCATTAGCACCATCACCTTCCCTGTGTCTTTAGTATTACTTCTGATAGTTTACCAATTAGGTACACTGCTGTATTGTGTTTTGTTAATGTAACAATATGTAGCACTTCACATTATACATAAAATCTACAATAACCGAGAATGTAAACGCAACATGTGCTTAGTTAACAGCAGCATGCTCGGCTTGGGTTGAATTAGATTCAGAGATGAGTGCAAGTTTGTCTGGTATGGAGCTTTGCATGTGCAGGTTAGCTAAATGAAAGCCATGCACAACTCTGGTCTGTGTTCACACGTCACTCTTGTGCTTATTTGTATAGCTTTAAAAAGCCGTAACGCCTCCAACAGGATGGTGAAGGTCGAGCTGAACTTACCCTGGGACTGAAGGCAAAGTTGAGAAAAATAGTgggtttttttccattttaggAAACTTGTCCCCTTATTTACTGCTGCTCTTTAGTAAAGTTTTTTCAACCGTTGGAATAATTTGGCATTTGATTAGTAAAATAATATTACTGGGCAAAAAGGGAACCTGGGTCTTCGTGGTCCTACATATTTTAGACAGTGTGTGATTTCAGCTGAATATTAATCAGGCGGTGTCTCTGAGCCGGGTAACACTCATTTCTCTTCTGCCTAGAAGATGACCGTATCACACACTGGAGAACACTTTTAGCCGCGTGTGCCCCCACGTCTAGTCTGCTAGTGATGCAAGATTAATTGGTACCCTTTGTGTGACAGGGTCAGGGTGCCATCACAGAAAAGCTGCGCAGCCTGAGCATGCACGACCTGACGCAGATAAGCCAGCAGGATGACCGAGGAAACCCGCTGTACGAGTACAGCTCCCGCTCAGCCAACCCTGCCATGAGGAGAGCCCAGAGCACCGACGCCACGGATGGAGCAGgtacacgcacacagacacaatgatAATAACCATCATGCATCTTGATAAGGGCTATCTAAAAAACCCAAGGTATGCAGTCTATTTGCTGGACCTGAAGGTGGACTGGCATTTTAGTAAAAGCactgttcatttgtgtgtgtgtgcgcatgagATGAGGTTCGCAGTGATGCTGGTGGAATGTCAAGCACatacccccccctctctctctcccgatttgctctctcactcacacacacagacatagctGTTCAGTGAAGTGTGGAGGTAGAGACCaggcagtggaggagaggaaagagacgAATGTATAGAAGGGGATTGAAGCTGCAAAGGATGGATGGAGcgaagagcagcagctggaacgtTAGTgcgtgtgagggaggaaagcggGTGTTATGTATTCAGCTTGATAAGCGGTGACACAAAGACCCTCCAACTGCTCTCCTTTGTATGACTTTTCactgctgtgacatcatgcaccTGCTGCCAGCAATGCCAGAGGTCCCTGTTCTGGAGCAGCAATGCTTTCTGTACTTGGCTGGCTTGCATCAAAGGGTTTATTCAGTTCTAACATGTACATACATGCACATAtgccccctcccacacacacaaatagtcTGCAGCAAGCGTGCACTTTCCTCCTGTTTGGTACAGGAGCAGTAGTTCAGTTATTACTCTCACCTCTATTAAACTTTCAATGGTGCTGCTCAGACAGCAGTTACTGACTTGTTGCCTGGGATGAATGTGGCACAGGCTGAGTGAGTTTCAGACTGCAGACGCTGAGCAGCCTGCTTGTTGATGGTAATGTCAACACTGTTGAAGCTGCCTGTAGGCTCAACTGttaattgttttcttttctgcatCACGCCGTTCTTACATTCGAGAGTCTGTGTAATTAACATCACTGGCCATGTCTATAATAGTACTGTAATTCTATTACTTTCTCAGTACGTTTTTTAAGCCTAGTAAAGGTTGATCGTCCATTCATTTTCAGGTTTCTTCCAGAGAAGCATGGTGGTGTAGTCATTAGCACCGTCGCCTGGGTTTGAGCCTGGGGTTAGCTGGGTGCGTTTCTATTTGGAGCTAGCATGTTCTTCCTGTGACTGCGTGGGTTTCCTCCCGCAGTCCAGACATGTCTGGTTAATTAGAGACTATAAATTACCCATGACTGTGAGTATGAGCGTGTGTGGCTCTGTACCCTCCTCTCACCCCCATGACAGCCCCAATAGATTCCAGCTCCTGCGACCCCTATGAGGTCAGACAGTTCAAATACAGGACATATAAGATGTGTTCCATTATTTGACCCAGTAACAGAAACAGGCCTTATCAGATTAGTTCTGTCTCTAATTATATCTTTGAGTGACTTTGACTTATtcagaaataaatgataaactGCACAGTTAAAATGATGTTGCTGGGCTTTTGATACATGTAAAACAACTGATGCTTCTGCTGTTTGGTTCATTGGTTCAGCCTTAGTAGCCTGGGTTTGTCTTTCAGTGGAtttgttcactgtttttgttcttgtgttgCAATGTGAAGTCACATGTgtctcaccccctcctcctcccccacctacTTTCCTGTGGGAGAGGTGGGAGGTGCACTATTATAGAGTCCAGATGTGAAGGCAGCAAGAGCTAGAACAGATAGAAAACAGACTAGTTAGAGAAaaaagcatgtacagtaatgttaCTATTACTATTTGGTAACACTGCTATACACTAAGTCTATGTCTGCGGCAGAGACATACACAAGAGTTTTTTGCCTAGAATGAAACATGTAGGTGTGATGCCCTTCTAGCCACTCTGCTTCTAACTTTAGCAGCCCATGTTTGAGTGAGTGTCTGCTGACCTCTGCTGGATCGGCCGCTTTTCACACACTCGCTCCAACccgttcctctgcagctgcggCTACATTTCAGCTTTGTGTTCCTTTGTCTTCCAGAGTACTATTATGACCAGGAGGACAGGTCAGACGACGAGCCTGAGCCCACATTC of Betta splendens chromosome 19, fBetSpl5.4, whole genome shotgun sequence contains these proteins:
- the reep3b gene encoding receptor expression-enhancing protein 3 yields the protein MVSWMISRSVVLVFGTLYPAYYSYKAVKTKNVKEYVRWMMYWIVFALYTVVETVTDLTLAWFPLYYELKIAFVIWLLSPYTRGASLIYRKCLHPLLSSREREIDEYIVQAKERSYETMVNFGKQGLSIAATAAVTAAVKGQGAITEKLRSLSMHDLTQISQQDDRGNPLYEYSSRSANPAMRRAQSTDATDGAEYYYDQEDRSDDEPEPTFSEDEAVTQKGLRRSQSVKITRSKVRKDTRYGSLKIKGKKRPALTSVNYGI